The DNA sequence ttattattactattattattactgtTGTTGTGGTTATTATTTTCAGGACCATAGTCATAGAGGATTCCTTTGAACACATGTCCTCCTATGCTCACAGCGGTTTGGTATGCGTATCTATCATCAGCATCTTCCACGCAGCTAACCCTCACGCATCTGAATTCAGCTGGAGAACTCACCACAGAAGGAAAATTCCCTTCTTCCTCTAACCCTtagaaaaacaaagaagaagaaaagaaaataaacaaccATATGGGTTAGTTACATGGTTAAAAACAAAGGTctttttacagaaaaaaaaaaaaaaaaaaaaactagattcTTGTGATCTAATaatcaagaaagaaagaaagtggtGGAGGTGAATGGCAGTGCGTGAaagtgagagagagaatgtgCTAAGAAAGAGGAGGGAAGAAAAACAGTTTCTTGCTGTCAATCCATTCGTCAGGGCTACTACATAACAGTGTTTTATTGAAAGGGAAAGGGTTAGaggtagagaaaaaaaaaataggaaaagagagagaaagaaagaaaagctgATATATGAAAATGGTGGATTTTGGTTCACACGCAATCGATACGGTTCCATTGTTTGCAGGTATACTTCCAAAACTTTCTCACCAGTCCCCCGATATCTTTTCAGAGAATTTCTCTGGCCAGAgattctcttcttttttcatttcctttCCTTTATTTCCCCACTCTCATTCATCACTCAATCACAGAGACTGCGAGTTCTTTCTGTTTGCATCACTGTGAACAAAGAAAGGCAAAACAAAAAACCACTGGGAGTGTGTGTATGTATGAGTGAGTTAGTGAGTAGTAGTGTGCGTTATTATGTACCTGACGAGGGTAAACGAGTGCAAGAGGTCGGGTCTCTCGGCCTCTTGGAAATATCTctctgttgctgttgttgttgttcttgctGTTGCTGCTGTAACGCGGCGAGTGCTTGCTGACGCTCGCGGCGTTTAGAAGCCGGAACCCATGTGCTTTTCACATGGGTTTGGCAGTCGTACCCGCGGCTCTTGCAGCACGTCCTGCACCGCATGTGAGGGCAGTCTTTCTTGGCCTGGTTGCCGCAGTCCTGGCAGCTTATTCCTCCCTCCGCGGCCGCGGCTGCGCGCATCGCCACCAACGCAGCCGATCTCGACGACGAGTGATCATCATCGGAGACGCCGCCGCCGCCGCGGCTGGGCCCCACTCCTGACGAGTAAAGATCTCGCTGCAGGAGAGGACGCGCATGTGGATGCATCACGTGatgatggtgatggtggtgCTGGTCCTGCTGGTTCCATAGCTCAAACCCTCGGTGGAAGGACGAAACGTCGTCGTTTTTGCTGCTGTACCAGAATAGGGTCTCCGCTGGTGGAATCTCGCTgctttggttgttgttgttgtttcctcgccctcctcctcctcctcctcctaatGAGAATAACCCCGCCATTGTTCTGGACCTGACCCGGGCTTCAATTGTGGCCCAAAATCCATATCAGAAAACTCGATCGCTGTGTGTTGTAGGATATTGAGAAacagatgaagaagaagaaagacgcaagcatgtaaaaataacaacagagagagagaattaaaaaagaaaagaaaaacaagggtCGTAAGTTATTGCAAGTTGTAACTATTGGTTGAAATAATTCCCTGGGTTTTGAGCTTTGAATGAGGCGTGGGGTTGAGAATTGGGATTTGGGAGTGCGAGACGAGGTcaagaacaataataataatgatatcaatatcaatatctcaataacaataacaacaatagcAGCTAGCTAGAGAACTTGTTGAATTTATGTTGAGAAAAACTATTACACTGTTGATGGTTGGATTTTGTGTTGTGTAATGGCAACTAGAGTCATCAATAGTGTTGTGGCCACACAAATACAAGCAAAACCAAAAACCGAAATTAAACACAAAATACTAGAAgcgcacacacaaaaaaaaaaaaaaaaaactaattaatttttaaaattgtttggtGATGTTTTTCTAAAAAAGAGTGTGTTGGGTGTTGTGTTTCTGTTGTTATATCTCGTTATGGATTAGCCGTTGTGGTtggggaaagggtaattgaagCTTCGTTGGTTAAGGACAGGCGTCCAACAGTGTCGCGCAGCGTTAATCGCGCTTTCAATTCTTTCTTTGGTCACTCTCCGAATTCAGCGTTTTTGTAATACTCTAATAATATAGCGTGTGAGTGAATGAATATATGTGCATTAtgcaataataattaaaataataaagagaagATAGCAATAGCAATAGCATAGCACAGCACCAACAACAGTACCACAGTTGTTATTTACAGCTATCGCTGCACTGCAAACGCCGCCATgcccctctctttctctctgcaaccctctgatgcttccttcaatttaataaataactccctctctttctctctctctgatGTTTCTGCAGAGTTTATGAGCTCTTTTTTTAGTTCTGAGCAGTTCCTCCTTTTGTGTCTGAAGCCTGTGTGTTTAACTTGGCACAATGACAAAACCACTACACTGCACTGCACTGCACAGTAAGCAACCAAGCaagtactctctctctctctccaacaACGGAATGAATGTAATCTCATCCCATCTCATCTCCACCGATCATACCAACTTCGCATGTTCCTTCAACGGCTCAGATTTATGCCACGTGTCAAAGAAACAGCTTTCTGCGTCCCTCGTCCTTTGCACCGGAAAACCCGCTGCTTTTCGTGACACATTGCCCCTTTTGTGTCCATTAATTTATGGTTTTCGCttccattaaaataaaaattccgcTGTCCCCCTCCTTAATCCTTATCACCATTTACCTCACTCCCTCTACACTGTTCCTCCTAAATACTATTTATCCTCACATTTCACATTATCTTtgttttattagtatttttaagattaaattgtTCATTTTCAAGAATTTAAATCAATAGTTATCGGCAATGGCAGATTAAATTAAGTTTCACAAGTTTGGAAATACAAATTTACGTTTGATGGCAAAAGGTAATTTTACCAATAAATAAgatctttattttaattctattttttgaatttaCATTAGAATGTCTTTCTCAgtgttttcaattgaaaatgaaGCATGCACTGCACATATAAATGCatccatttgaaaaataattaattaacaacatTAGTTACCTATGGATCActtagtttaaaaaattgttttcgggCTGACTCTAATCCGtgattattttttgtgtgtCACAATTAACTAATAAAACAGTGGGGTGATTAGTTATTTTGAGGTAGAGAGATTTGGACCGGTGAAAAAGAGGCAACCAGATCGAATTTCCATGAAAATAATGATCATGTGACCTCAAACAAATATGCGTTCCTACAAGGGAACACAGCGCCACCAAATTGTCATCGtacctttttctcttttttttttaagttctcatttttttatgcaaCCGTTAGTCACAGTAATTTTTGCGTAACCACAGTGTCAATAAGAATAAACTATAATCAGACCTAATACAAAATCGAAATAGTATTATAGAGGAACTTATATAATGTGTTCTTccaaagaaattaaaaggaaaaatatatttaaaaagtagttttttaagatattaaatatacTCACCTTTCATGTAATACtcttttttataaagtaaagaCTTGCTAATTGCTATATAAgcttttaattacttaaaagaGTAAGTGTTAATTGTTTTTACTTTAATAAATAGTTAGAttctcaataaaatatttttattatttctttaaccACTAAGTGTACTGGTTAGTATATAACTGTAAAGTATTACAAGAATATCGTAGAAGAATATAACACtactcttaaaataattttaacatagaTTCTATAACAaactttattataattttaatacattttggTCATTTAATTAGTTGCCTCTATATTCATTACATCCATACAAGATCTTCTCATTACGAATGTGTTCTTAGaagatatttattgaaaaaatattagttgACGACATAAATAGTTTATTGCTATccttttaattagttaaaaaaaatatttaggatCTAATTAGCAAATGTTTCTTAACCAATATCTTAATTTAAGGAACCTATTGATAACACTCGTTTTCTAATTACAACATGGACTATTTCAATTATGGTTCATCTTGCACACTATTTACTCTAGGCAAGGGTAAACATCAGTTTGACAGCCTAACATGCGCCTTTGACATGGCTTATTTAAGATCAAACTTAACTTGCTAGACAAAAAGGTCaggttaaaatttcaaaaagtttattttattaaacatgttgagctttaaactttgaaaaaagGTCTTTCGAGCTTGATGAATTgagctatttatttatttacaaatttagtaataacatatttatcatatatttaatttatatataatttacttttaacatcattttataattatattattaaattggcCTTTTAAAAGGCATGGGCTTATTTATTAACCCATTCAGAGTTATGTTGGCTTACTTAGGGATAGGCTAGTTAGTCTATTAATAAATGGTATTATACGgtagaaatttaaaaagatttttcatcaagtcaagcttttaaaaaattgaatattaaaccttaaaaattgacatatataaagtaaataaggtagatttacattttatatttaagaaactAGACCTATTTAAAGAAATGTCTAGCTTGGTCTAATTTGTTTCCACTTCTAAATTAAAGTTGATGAATTTAAGATTAAAAGAATAATGCTTAGCGTGAATAATTTGCAATTAACTTGGTTAACAAAAAATGTTAGGACTATCCTTGACAAGCCATTTGGTTTTGAAGAAAACATATTAACATATGATAATGAGATCAAGTTAAAGAAAAGTTAGTTAATACTTTCTCCGTTCCACAATATTTAttgtcctaatttttttttagatagacaaaaaaaattaataaataaatgaaaagaacaACAATTTCACAAAATAATCTTATCATTATTGTTTTCTATCATTAGTATTATAATGGATGTTaacgaaaaaagataaataacattacattaaaaaattaaaataataattattttggaatttatttttttcttcttacctATAATTGTTATGCAACAGATGAAGTAGTGTTTAAATGTGTCATATTCTTAAGATAAAACAAAGCGAAAAGAAAAGTGAGATAAATCTTCCAAGTGTTACATTCGTTATGAAGCATTTAAAAAGCATCATCTATATTAAATACATAgagacaaaatttaaaaatttagtcaTTGCACCAAGCAAATATGACCAACATTTATCAAGAGTTTGCAACggcaaagaaagaaaagtaaattttaCTGCATACACAAACTGCATTCGCTTTCATTTCTCAACTCACATTCAATTTCCTCTTTTATTCATTGTACCGCCTTAATTGACTAGTTATTCTTTGAGAGATTCATTTATTATAGCTATTATTGAAGCTCACCAAAAAACCTCCAAAAATAGCATTAATGTTTATTGTTTTCTAGTTTATTAGTGTTGGAAAGATCAATGTGTAGAATCTGAagagtatgttaaaaaaatacttaaattttgagTTTGGAAAGTCTGATATATGCAATTATACTTGAGTTTGCAAGGTTGTATTTCGTGTATTTGAACCGACtgttaatgaaaaatttaattatttatgaaggACTAGCCGTAGTCTTAATTGAATAGAtgcaattaaattattaaaaatattctctACTAAGATTGTTTCCCTCTATCTCTTACACTAATTGAGATATTAAGTTTTCCTCAAAAAATCCCTATAGCAAAATGGTGGTTTTATCAGCTGAGCTCAACTCAACAAGGAGGGAACTTGGTTGGGTTGATGAATTCCAGCAATTGTCAGGTGATTTAGATTGGGTGCCGGGGAAGAAGGGTAGGCATGGCATCCTCTATCTATGCAAGCTTTCATAGTGGTTTAACTGAAACACCGAGAAAAATCAACTTCTTAAATATATCTCAATCTCGATATTTCGATATATTAGTCTTCTTTTAACTTTCACCTACAAAAGTTGAGAGGATGATGAATTTGGTTTGCCACTGTTGGTGATGAGGCAAGTAATGGTAGGCTTAGGGCTAAAAAAGGACCAGGACCAGGACCAGTGGCATAGTTTATTGTTCGTGGCAGTTAAGGACTAGTT is a window from the Glycine max cultivar Williams 82 chromosome 2, Glycine_max_v4.0, whole genome shotgun sequence genome containing:
- the LOC100789129 gene encoding protein EXPRESSION OF TERPENOIDS 1, with translation MAGLFSLGGGGGGGRGNNNNNQSSEIPPAETLFWYSSKNDDVSSFHRGFELWNQQDQHHHHHHHVMHPHARPLLQRDLYSSGVGPSRGGGGVSDDDHSSSRSAALVAMRAAAAAEGGISCQDCGNQAKKDCPHMRCRTCCKSRGYDCQTHVKSTWVPASKRRERQQALAALQQQQQEQQQQQQRDISKRPRDPTSCTRLPSSGLEEEGNFPSVVSSPAEFRCVRVSCVEDADDRYAYQTAVSIGGHVFKGILYDYGPENNNHNNSNNNSNNNYTAGETSASVVAAAQPLNLAAISSAALVDTSSLYSAPVNAFMAGGSGTQFFPHTRS